One window of Corvus moneduloides isolate bCorMon1 chromosome 13, bCorMon1.pri, whole genome shotgun sequence genomic DNA carries:
- the AP4E1 gene encoding AP-4 complex subunit epsilon-1 isoform X1, which translates to MSDVVERTLSALPGLLGQHDPGAGPGGPGRVSASSRLGSLIRSITALTSKHEEEKLIQQELTSLKATVSAPTTTLRLMKECMVRLIYCEMLGYESSFGYIHAIKLAQQGNLLEKRVGYLAVSLFLHENHELLLLLVNTVVKDLQSTNLVEVCMALTVVSQIFPREMIPAVLPLIEDKLQHSKEIIRRKAVQALYKFYLIAPNQVQHIHDKFRKALCDRDVGVMAASLHIYLQMIKENSSGYKDLTGSFVTILKQVVGGKLSADFNYHSVPAPWLQIQLLRILGLLGKDDPRTSELMYDVLDESLRRAEINHNITYAILFECVQTIYTIYPKSELLEKAAKCIGKFVLSPKINLKYLGLKALTYVIQQDPNLALQHQMTIIECLDHPDPIIKRETLELLYRITNGQNVVVIVQKMLDYLKESKEEYAVINLVGKVAELAEKYAPNNEWFIQTMNAVFSVGGDVVHSDIPNNFLRLLAEGFDDGKEDHQLRMYAVQSYLALLEEEDKLYPQKFLQVMSWVLGEYFSLVTDVDPEVILTKLHSLLKKTFVTSETKAWIMAAVTKIASRTSCSKTVDELIQELSSSLDTCLRQYAFELKHLCEDKALMKSLLPFDASCNDLVVDASLSFLDGFVAEGLARGAAPYKPHHQRQEEKLSQEKALNFEPYGLSFASSVSSSGVTGRQSPTGLSFGSDTSANSAETGHKETNTLKLEGVRKLWGKEGYLPKKENKVGKGDEPQTVPCGSLLAGQVGEPPALQPGQGASLSEEDKEKQQLASTLFIGLGSSAGVSLMGKADTATQKFKRKSKINETQQSEEASDFQNSAASDFGPLLDTVPTNVEDCEGSTHTRLRKASPCSSDIVEDNLAFETPQSLRKFVLDDRLSANRLSQSSLFAASNIEILQPSPSAQCGSARETPLVPSLPEELEELPHSEVVGLCQSDALALHLCKVWTDDSLLLIVFVSNKTTSALTAVNLVFEETEHFQILESATSQFPVIEAQSVERCQKCVRMSKVCTQGILSGSVNYQSEMETPLEFSVTLSLMDFIRPMEMTTEDFGKLWLSLSNDVKQNINMSSCQGSLSAALDTLQQKLKLHRVDIIGNEGILACQLLPSVPCLLHCRTHSGMLALWFRSPCAALPDGLLYQCQKVMEES; encoded by the exons ATGAGCGACGTGGTGGAGCGGACGCTGAGCGCCCTGCCCGGGCTGCTGGGCCAGCACGACCCGGGCGCTGGCCCGGGCGGCCCCGGCAGGGTGTCGGCCTCGTCCCGGCTCGGGAGCCTCATTCGGAGCATCACGGCGCTCACCTCCAAGCAC gaagaagaaaaattaatccagCAGGAACTAACCAGTTTGAAAGCAACAGTTTCAGCCCCCACCACAACACTT AGACTGATGAAAGAATGCATGGTGAGACTCATCTATTGTGAAATGCTGGGCTACGAGTCTTCCTTTGGATACATCCACGCAATCAAGCTTGCCCAGCAAGGGAATCTGCTGGAGAAGAGAGTTG GTTACTTGGCAGTTTCTCTGTTTCTACATGAAAATCATGAGCTGCTACTTCTACTTGTGAACACAGTTGTGAAG GACTTACAGAGCACTAATCTAGTAGAGGTGTGCATGGCATTAACTGTTGTCAGCCAGATCTTTCCACGGGAGATGATTCCAGCTGTTCTGCCCCTAATAGAAGACAAGCTTCAGCATTCTAA GGAAATTATCCGAAGAAAAGCTGTTCAAGCTTTATATAAATTCTATCTCATTGCTCCTAACCAAGTTCAGCACATCCATGATAAGTTCCGGAAAGCCTTGTGTGACAGGGATGTTGGAGTCATGGCTGCTTCTTTGCATATTTATCTTCAAATGATTAAG GAAAACTCATCTGGATACAAGGACTTGACTGGGAGTTTTGTAACCATCCTGAAGCAGGTGGTGGGAGGAAAGCTCTCTGCTGACTTCAACTATCACAGTGTGCCAGCACCATGGTTACAAATTCAGCTTTTAAGAATATTGGGGCTGCTGGGAAAAGATGATCCAAG GACAAGTGAATTGATGTATGATGTTCTCGATGAATCGTTAAGAAGAGCCGAGATTAATCATAATATTACATATG ccatCTTGTTTGAATGTGTCCAAACAATTTATACCATTTATCCCAAATCTGAATTACTTGAAAAGGCTGCCAAGTGCATTGGAAAATTTGTTTTGTCAcccaaaattaatttgaaatacttAG GTTTAAAGGCTCTGACCTATGTTATCCAGCAGGATCCAAATCTGGCACTTCAGCACCAGATGACAATAATTGAATGTCTGGACCATCCGGATCCCATTATTAAAAGGGAG acTTTAGAGCTTCTCTATAGGATTACAAATGGACAGAATGTAGTTGTCATAGTTCAGAAGATGCTTGACTacttaaaagaaagcaaagaagaatATGCTGTCATCAACTTAGTTGGCAAAGTGGCAGAACTAGCTGAGaa GTATGCCCCTAACAACGAGTGGTTCATCCAGACAATGAATGCTGTGTTCTCAGTTGGAGGTGATGTTGTGCATTCTGATATCCCAAACAACTTTCTGAGGCTCTTGGCTGAAG GATTTGATGATGGAAAGGAAGATCATCAGCTACGGATGTATGCAGTCCAGTCTTATTTAGCATTACTTGAAGAGGAGGATAAATTGTATCCACAGAAATTCCTTCAAGTTATGAGCTGG GTGTTGGGAGAATATTTCAGTCTTGTTACAGATGTTGATCCAGAAGTTATTTTGACAAAGCTGCACAGTCTGCTGAAGAAGACTTTTGTTACTTCTGAAACTAAAGCGTGGATAATGGCTGCAGTCACCAAGATAGCCTCACGCACCTCCTGCTCAAAAACAGTGGATGAACTAATCCAAGAACTCAGCAGCTCTCTGGATACATGCCTGAGACAATATGCCTTTGAATTGAAGCATCTGTGTGAAGACAAAGCACTGATGAAGAGCTTGCTTCCATTTGATGCTAGCTGCAATGACCTGGTG GTAGATGCTTCCTTATCTTTTCTGGATGGGTTTGTGGCTGAGGGACTTGCTCGTGGTGCAGCACCATATAAGCCTCATCACCAGAGACAAGAGGAGAAACTTTCTCAGGAAAAAG CTCTGAATTTTGAACCTTATGGATTGTCCTTTGCTTCAAGTGTGTCCTCATCCGGTGTCACTGGCAGACAGTCCCCCACTGGTTTATCTTTTGGCTCTGATACATCTGCAAATAGTGCTGAGACGGGGCACAAAGA GACAAATACACTGAAACTTGAGGGAGTACGCAAGCTGTGGGGGAAAGAAGGCTACCTTccaaagaaagagaacaaagtAGGGAAAGGAGATGAGCCACAAACAGTGCCTTGTGGCAGTTTATTAGCAGGGCAGGTCGGGGAGcctcctgcactgcagcctGGTCAAGGTGCCAGCCTCTCTGAGGAAgacaaagagaagcagcagttaGCATCAACTTTGTTCATTGGGCTGGGATCAAGTGCTGGTGTCAGCCTG atgGGGAAAGCAGACACAGCTACTCAGAAGTTCAAAAGGAAATCAAAGATAAATGAAACTCAACAGAGTGAGGAGGCATCAGACTTCCAAAACAGTGCTGCTTCAGATTTTGGTCCCTTACTTGATACAGTACCTACTAACGTGGAAGACTGTGAGGGAAGTACACACACAAGGTTAAGGAAAGCCTCCCCTTGTTCTTCAGATATTGTAGAAGATAATTTAGCATTTGAAACACCTCAGTCCCTCAGAAAATTTGTGCTGGATGACAGACTTTCAGCTAACAGGCTGTCACAGTCATCTTTGTTTGCTGCCAGCAACATTGAAATTCTTCAGCCTTCTCCAAGTGCTCAATGTGGAAGTGCCAGGGAAACACCATTGGTCCCTTCCTTACCAGAAGAACTTGAAGAGCTTCCTCACTCTGAGGTAGTGGGACTTTGTCAGAGTGATGCCTTAGCTCTGCATTTATGTAAGGTGTGGACAGATGACTCTCTGTTGCTCattgtttttgtttcaaataaaaCCACTTCTGCACTTACTGCTGTGAACTTAGTGTTTgaagaaacagaacattttcag ATTTTGGAGAGTGCCACCTCCCAGTTTCCTGTAATTGAAGCTCAAAGTGTGGAACGTTGCCAGAAGTGTGTGAGGATGAGCAAAGTCTGTACACAGGGAATTCTTTCTGGCTCTGTTAATTACCAGTCAGAGATGGAAACTCCCCTTGAATTTTCAGTAACTTTATCATTGATGGACTTCATCAG GCCAATGGAAATGACTACAGAAGACTTTGGGAAGCTATGGTTATCCCTTTCCAATGATGTGAAACAGAATATAAACATGTCATCTTGCCAAGGCTCCCTTTCAGCAGCCCTGGATACACTGCAACAGAAGCTGAAACTCCACAGAGTTGACATTATAG GTAATGAGGGAATACTggcctgccagctcctgccatctgtgccctgcctgctgcactgCCGTACTCACTCAGGGATGCTGGCCCTGTGGTTCAGATCCCCTTGTGCTGCTCTTCCAGATGGTTTGCTCTATCAGTGTCAGAAGGTGATGGAGGAATCCTGA
- the AP4E1 gene encoding AP-4 complex subunit epsilon-1 isoform X2, with translation MKECMVRLIYCEMLGYESSFGYIHAIKLAQQGNLLEKRVGYLAVSLFLHENHELLLLLVNTVVKDLQSTNLVEVCMALTVVSQIFPREMIPAVLPLIEDKLQHSKEIIRRKAVQALYKFYLIAPNQVQHIHDKFRKALCDRDVGVMAASLHIYLQMIKENSSGYKDLTGSFVTILKQVVGGKLSADFNYHSVPAPWLQIQLLRILGLLGKDDPRTSELMYDVLDESLRRAEINHNITYAILFECVQTIYTIYPKSELLEKAAKCIGKFVLSPKINLKYLGLKALTYVIQQDPNLALQHQMTIIECLDHPDPIIKRETLELLYRITNGQNVVVIVQKMLDYLKESKEEYAVINLVGKVAELAEKYAPNNEWFIQTMNAVFSVGGDVVHSDIPNNFLRLLAEGFDDGKEDHQLRMYAVQSYLALLEEEDKLYPQKFLQVMSWVLGEYFSLVTDVDPEVILTKLHSLLKKTFVTSETKAWIMAAVTKIASRTSCSKTVDELIQELSSSLDTCLRQYAFELKHLCEDKALMKSLLPFDASCNDLVVDASLSFLDGFVAEGLARGAAPYKPHHQRQEEKLSQEKALNFEPYGLSFASSVSSSGVTGRQSPTGLSFGSDTSANSAETGHKETNTLKLEGVRKLWGKEGYLPKKENKVGKGDEPQTVPCGSLLAGQVGEPPALQPGQGASLSEEDKEKQQLASTLFIGLGSSAGVSLMGKADTATQKFKRKSKINETQQSEEASDFQNSAASDFGPLLDTVPTNVEDCEGSTHTRLRKASPCSSDIVEDNLAFETPQSLRKFVLDDRLSANRLSQSSLFAASNIEILQPSPSAQCGSARETPLVPSLPEELEELPHSEVVGLCQSDALALHLCKVWTDDSLLLIVFVSNKTTSALTAVNLVFEETEHFQILESATSQFPVIEAQSVERCQKCVRMSKVCTQGILSGSVNYQSEMETPLEFSVTLSLMDFIRPMEMTTEDFGKLWLSLSNDVKQNINMSSCQGSLSAALDTLQQKLKLHRVDIIGNEGILACQLLPSVPCLLHCRTHSGMLALWFRSPCAALPDGLLYQCQKVMEES, from the exons ATGAAAGAATGCATGGTGAGACTCATCTATTGTGAAATGCTGGGCTACGAGTCTTCCTTTGGATACATCCACGCAATCAAGCTTGCCCAGCAAGGGAATCTGCTGGAGAAGAGAGTTG GTTACTTGGCAGTTTCTCTGTTTCTACATGAAAATCATGAGCTGCTACTTCTACTTGTGAACACAGTTGTGAAG GACTTACAGAGCACTAATCTAGTAGAGGTGTGCATGGCATTAACTGTTGTCAGCCAGATCTTTCCACGGGAGATGATTCCAGCTGTTCTGCCCCTAATAGAAGACAAGCTTCAGCATTCTAA GGAAATTATCCGAAGAAAAGCTGTTCAAGCTTTATATAAATTCTATCTCATTGCTCCTAACCAAGTTCAGCACATCCATGATAAGTTCCGGAAAGCCTTGTGTGACAGGGATGTTGGAGTCATGGCTGCTTCTTTGCATATTTATCTTCAAATGATTAAG GAAAACTCATCTGGATACAAGGACTTGACTGGGAGTTTTGTAACCATCCTGAAGCAGGTGGTGGGAGGAAAGCTCTCTGCTGACTTCAACTATCACAGTGTGCCAGCACCATGGTTACAAATTCAGCTTTTAAGAATATTGGGGCTGCTGGGAAAAGATGATCCAAG GACAAGTGAATTGATGTATGATGTTCTCGATGAATCGTTAAGAAGAGCCGAGATTAATCATAATATTACATATG ccatCTTGTTTGAATGTGTCCAAACAATTTATACCATTTATCCCAAATCTGAATTACTTGAAAAGGCTGCCAAGTGCATTGGAAAATTTGTTTTGTCAcccaaaattaatttgaaatacttAG GTTTAAAGGCTCTGACCTATGTTATCCAGCAGGATCCAAATCTGGCACTTCAGCACCAGATGACAATAATTGAATGTCTGGACCATCCGGATCCCATTATTAAAAGGGAG acTTTAGAGCTTCTCTATAGGATTACAAATGGACAGAATGTAGTTGTCATAGTTCAGAAGATGCTTGACTacttaaaagaaagcaaagaagaatATGCTGTCATCAACTTAGTTGGCAAAGTGGCAGAACTAGCTGAGaa GTATGCCCCTAACAACGAGTGGTTCATCCAGACAATGAATGCTGTGTTCTCAGTTGGAGGTGATGTTGTGCATTCTGATATCCCAAACAACTTTCTGAGGCTCTTGGCTGAAG GATTTGATGATGGAAAGGAAGATCATCAGCTACGGATGTATGCAGTCCAGTCTTATTTAGCATTACTTGAAGAGGAGGATAAATTGTATCCACAGAAATTCCTTCAAGTTATGAGCTGG GTGTTGGGAGAATATTTCAGTCTTGTTACAGATGTTGATCCAGAAGTTATTTTGACAAAGCTGCACAGTCTGCTGAAGAAGACTTTTGTTACTTCTGAAACTAAAGCGTGGATAATGGCTGCAGTCACCAAGATAGCCTCACGCACCTCCTGCTCAAAAACAGTGGATGAACTAATCCAAGAACTCAGCAGCTCTCTGGATACATGCCTGAGACAATATGCCTTTGAATTGAAGCATCTGTGTGAAGACAAAGCACTGATGAAGAGCTTGCTTCCATTTGATGCTAGCTGCAATGACCTGGTG GTAGATGCTTCCTTATCTTTTCTGGATGGGTTTGTGGCTGAGGGACTTGCTCGTGGTGCAGCACCATATAAGCCTCATCACCAGAGACAAGAGGAGAAACTTTCTCAGGAAAAAG CTCTGAATTTTGAACCTTATGGATTGTCCTTTGCTTCAAGTGTGTCCTCATCCGGTGTCACTGGCAGACAGTCCCCCACTGGTTTATCTTTTGGCTCTGATACATCTGCAAATAGTGCTGAGACGGGGCACAAAGA GACAAATACACTGAAACTTGAGGGAGTACGCAAGCTGTGGGGGAAAGAAGGCTACCTTccaaagaaagagaacaaagtAGGGAAAGGAGATGAGCCACAAACAGTGCCTTGTGGCAGTTTATTAGCAGGGCAGGTCGGGGAGcctcctgcactgcagcctGGTCAAGGTGCCAGCCTCTCTGAGGAAgacaaagagaagcagcagttaGCATCAACTTTGTTCATTGGGCTGGGATCAAGTGCTGGTGTCAGCCTG atgGGGAAAGCAGACACAGCTACTCAGAAGTTCAAAAGGAAATCAAAGATAAATGAAACTCAACAGAGTGAGGAGGCATCAGACTTCCAAAACAGTGCTGCTTCAGATTTTGGTCCCTTACTTGATACAGTACCTACTAACGTGGAAGACTGTGAGGGAAGTACACACACAAGGTTAAGGAAAGCCTCCCCTTGTTCTTCAGATATTGTAGAAGATAATTTAGCATTTGAAACACCTCAGTCCCTCAGAAAATTTGTGCTGGATGACAGACTTTCAGCTAACAGGCTGTCACAGTCATCTTTGTTTGCTGCCAGCAACATTGAAATTCTTCAGCCTTCTCCAAGTGCTCAATGTGGAAGTGCCAGGGAAACACCATTGGTCCCTTCCTTACCAGAAGAACTTGAAGAGCTTCCTCACTCTGAGGTAGTGGGACTTTGTCAGAGTGATGCCTTAGCTCTGCATTTATGTAAGGTGTGGACAGATGACTCTCTGTTGCTCattgtttttgtttcaaataaaaCCACTTCTGCACTTACTGCTGTGAACTTAGTGTTTgaagaaacagaacattttcag ATTTTGGAGAGTGCCACCTCCCAGTTTCCTGTAATTGAAGCTCAAAGTGTGGAACGTTGCCAGAAGTGTGTGAGGATGAGCAAAGTCTGTACACAGGGAATTCTTTCTGGCTCTGTTAATTACCAGTCAGAGATGGAAACTCCCCTTGAATTTTCAGTAACTTTATCATTGATGGACTTCATCAG GCCAATGGAAATGACTACAGAAGACTTTGGGAAGCTATGGTTATCCCTTTCCAATGATGTGAAACAGAATATAAACATGTCATCTTGCCAAGGCTCCCTTTCAGCAGCCCTGGATACACTGCAACAGAAGCTGAAACTCCACAGAGTTGACATTATAG GTAATGAGGGAATACTggcctgccagctcctgccatctgtgccctgcctgctgcactgCCGTACTCACTCAGGGATGCTGGCCCTGTGGTTCAGATCCCCTTGTGCTGCTCTTCCAGATGGTTTGCTCTATCAGTGTCAGAAGGTGATGGAGGAATCCTGA